ATCGCTTTACCATGGCCGCCATCGGTTTGGGCGTGATCCTTGCGGTGCGCGGCAAGCTGCCGCCGCTGACGATGTTCCGCCAGCCGCGTTGGCTGCTGCTGTTGGCGATCGCGACGGCGGGGCTGCTGGGCAACTTTGTGTTCTTCAGCTCCTCGCTGCAATACCTTAGCCCGACGGCGTCGCAGGTGATTGGCCAGCTGTCGCCAGTCGGTATGATGTTCGCCAGCGTGCTGATTTTAAAAGAACGCATGCGCATCACCCAGGTCATTGGCGCCCTGATGCTGATTTGCGGGCTGATGCTGTTTTTCAACGTCAGTCTGATAGAGATCTTCACCCGGCTGACGGACTACACGCTGGGCGTCATGCTGGGCGTGTGTGCGGCGATGGTCTGGGTGAGCTATGGCGTGGCGCAGAAGGTGTTGCTGCGCCGGCTGGCTTCGCCGCAGATCCTGGTTATGTTGTACACTTTATGTGCGATTGCGTTGTTCCCTCTGGCCAAACCCGAGGTGATTTTCCAGCTTAGCGGCTGGCAATTGGCGTGCCTGCTGTTTTGCGGCGCCAACACGCTGATCGGCTATGGTGCGCTGGCAGAAGCGATGGCGCGCTGGCAGGCGGCGCAGGTGAGCGCGTTGGTTACGCTGACCCCGCTGTTTACCCTGCTGTTTTCAGATTTATTGGCGCTGGCTTGGCCCCAGGCATTCGCCATGCCGACGCTGAACATCGTCGGCTATGTCGGTGCGTTTGTGGTTGTGGCGGGCGCCATGTTTTCCGCAATTGGTCACCGGTGGTGGCCGCGACGGGC
Above is a window of Serratia nematodiphila DZ0503SBS1 DNA encoding:
- a CDS encoding DMT family transporter, with product MDTKQQVGVGISLALTTAVCWGALPIAMKEVLVVMEPFTVVWYRFTMAAIGLGVILAVRGKLPPLTMFRQPRWLLLLAIATAGLLGNFVFFSSSLQYLSPTASQVIGQLSPVGMMFASVLILKERMRITQVIGALMLICGLMLFFNVSLIEIFTRLTDYTLGVMLGVCAAMVWVSYGVAQKVLLRRLASPQILVMLYTLCAIALFPLAKPEVIFQLSGWQLACLLFCGANTLIGYGALAEAMARWQAAQVSALVTLTPLFTLLFSDLLALAWPQAFAMPTLNIVGYVGAFVVVAGAMFSAIGHRWWPRRADPPLVAPLKQPGE